The window CCGTTTTCCAGCTGCGTGTTGAGCGGAACGAGGTGCCCGTCGACCTTGGCGCCGCGGCAGCGGTGGCCGAGATCGGTGTGCAGGCGGTAGGCGAAATCGATCGGCGTCGCGCCGCGCGGCAGATCGACGACCTTGCCCTGCGGTGTCAGCACGTAGATCGCGTCGTCGAGCGATGCGCGCTTGAACTTCTCGACCCATTCCGCGGAGTCGGTGACTTCGTCGCGCCACGACAGCAGGCTGCGCAGCAGGGCGATCTTCTCGTCGTAGTCGCTGCCGTGGCCCTTGGTGCCTTCCTTGTAGCGCCAGTGCGCGGCCACGCCGAGCTCCGCGTGGCGGTGCATTTCGTGCGTGCGGATCTGCACTTCCAGCGCGCGCCCGTCCCCCGCCAGCACCGCGGTATGCAAGGACTGGTAGTTGTTGCCCTTGGGGTTCGTGATGTAATCGTCGAACTCCTGGCCGATCGGCTGCCACAACTGGTTCACGATGCCGAGCACCGTGTAGCAGTCGCGCACGTCGTCGACGAGCACCCGCAGCGCACGGATGTCGTACACCTGCGAGAAGTCGAGGTGCTTGGCGCGCATCTTGTTGTAGATGCTGTAGATGTGCTTCGGCCGGCCGTAGACCTCGGCCTCGATGCCGACCGCAGCGATCTCCTTCTGCAGCCGCTCGATCGAGGCCTGGATGAATTCCTCGCGCTCGACGCGGCGCTCGTCGAGCATCTTCGCGATGCGCTTGTAGGTGTCCGGCTCGAGGAAGCGGAAGGACAGGTCCTCGAGTTCCCACTTGAGCTGCCACACCCCGAGACGGTTGGCCAGCGGCGCGTAGATGTCCAGGCTCTCGCGCGCGATATCGACGCGCACGTCCACCTTGTGCTCGGTGAAGTAGCGTAGCGTCTGGGTGCGCGACGCGAGCCGCAGCAGCACGACGCGGATGTCCTCGACCATCGCGAGCAGCATCTTGCGCAGGACTTCGGTCTGGGCACGGATCTCGGGCGCCGTGGCGGTCGCGGTCATGCGGGTGAGCAGGCGCAGTCCGTTGAGACGGCACAGTCCGTCAACGAGCCTGGCCGCGGGATCGCCGAACTTTTCGGCGATCCTCTCCGTGGCCTCCTCGATGTAATCCCCGACTGCAAACAGGATCGCCGCGACCCGCGTCTCGACGTCCAGGCGCAGCGAAGCGACGATCAGCGCCATGCCGATCGCGTGGGTCCAGACCGATTCGCCCGTGCCGAGGAAGTGCCCTTCATAGACCCCCTCGGCAAGCGCAACGGCGTCGACGATGGCCGCGCGCTCCTCGGCGCTCAACCCTTCGGCGAGCAGGTCGATGGGGGCCGCGGATTCAGACTGGGAGATGGCGTGGGTAACGGAAACCATGTGCGGATTATCCCATACGGCCAGCCGATCACGGCATGCACCACGCCACAGCGGCCCCGTGTGAGATCATCTGGCCCGACAGATGCGTCCCGTTCGCGCCCATGATGAAAAAAGAGTTCACCACCCCCTGCGTCCTGCTCCCCCTCACCGTCAGGGTGCTCTTCGGCATCGAAGGCGACAACGCCTTCACCGGCGTCACGCTCCGCCCCACGACCGCGAGGGGTGCAGCACTCCTCAACTCCTTCAACCCGATGGCGGCAATCGGGCGTCGCCCCCACGGGCCCGGGCGCTGACGACATGTTCGGCATTCTCGAGCGGTTTCGACGGTGGCGCCGGCAGCGGCGCACCGACGCCGTACCGATTTCCGGCGAGATGTGGGCGCACGCGGAAGCGCACCTGCCCTTTCTCGACTACCTCGAACCCGATCAACGCCACCGCCTGCGCGAACTGGCACGCGCCTTCATCGCCGAAAAGCAGTTCTACGGCGCCCAGGGTTTCGCGCTCAGCGACGAGGTCATCGTCACGATCGCCCTGCAGGCCTGCCTGCCGGTGCTGCGCGTCGGGCTGCGCGCGTACCGCGGCTGGGTCGGCGTGATCGTCTATCCGGGCGATTTCGTCATACCGCGCAAGGTGATGGACGAGACCGGCGTCGTCCATGAGTACGACGACGAAGTCCTCGGCGAAGCCTGGGAGGGCGGGCCCGTACTCGTTTCGTGGCACGACGAGGCCGACGCGCCCGAAGGTGTGAACGTGGTGGTCCACGAATTCGCCCACAAGCTGGACATGGAGAACGGCGAGGTCGACGGTCTGCCGCTGCTCCCTCCCGGCATGCCGCGCAAGGCCTGGGCCGAAGCCTTCTCGAGCGGCTACGAGCGCTTCTGCGCGCAGGTCGATGCGGGCGTGGAAACAGCCCTCGACCCCTATGGGTCCGAAAGCCCGGGCGAGTTCTTCGCCGTGGCCTCCGAGGCGTTCTTCGAGGCGCCCTGCGCGCTCGAAGAGGATTTTCCCGCGATCTACGAGCAGCTGCGGGCCTTTTACGGCGCCGATCCGGCCGAAGGCGAGCGGCGCCTCTACGGCGAACCGCCGCGGGGCGCGACCATCGAAGCGCCCTGAGCGGACGCAAACGCTGGAAGACCGTCGCGGAACCGGCGCATCCCCCAGCCTGGCGAGGATCCCGGAAAGCCTTCGCGCGCGGCCCTGCGCCGGGAAATCTTCGGAACATCCGGGCACCTCTCCCCGCACGAAGATTGTTTTGCACGAATATGCCTGTAGGATTATCCGGCGTATGCAAAATAGCCGGGATTTCCTTTGAATCCGCACCAGGCAAGGCTTTCCGGAATCGCTGAAAAACCTGCAGACGAAATCCGATTGCGATTCCCGGATGGCAGGTCTAAGCTGGAATCGCTGCATCCGAAGGCGCAGCCTGCTGTTCGTTCGACTCAAATCCCGGAGGACGATTCAATGGCGATTACCTGGATTCTGGTTGCCAATGCCAGCCTGGCCAAACTCTATGCGCATCTTGGTCCCAACAAGGGCCTGACGCTGGTTAAGGAGCTGATCCACCCCGAAAGTCGACAGAAAAATTCTGACCTCGTAACCGATCGCGCCGGCGCCTCGCCCTCGGCAGGCAACGCTTCCGGCTCGAAACAGCCCCAGACGGCACCGAAGACGCACGAGGCCAAGGTATTTGCGCAGGAGATTGCACAGGAGCTGTACAAGGGACGGGCCTCGAACGCGTTCGGAAGGGCCATCGTCATTGCGCCCCCCTCATTCATGGGGATGCTCAACGCTGTGCTCGACAGTCCGACCGCACAGTTGATTACGGACCGCTTTGAAAAGGACTACACGAAGGAATCCGAACCGACGCTGCGAGAACGCCTCTCGTCGTGCCTGTTCGTCTGATACCGACCGATTCTTCAAGCGTCTCTCTTCAGGAGACGATGGGGCCGCGATGAGCGGCCCCGAAGAGCAGCGGGGCGCTTGGGCGCCCCGCTTTTTTTGTCGCGCCGGATATGCGGCAGCGGGTCAGTGATGCCACTGACGCCCGCTGAAGTGCAGCCGCTGGGCGTTCTCCATTTCCATCATGGTCATGAAGTCGCTGCGGCTCATCTGGATGATCTTCTCGTGGTCGCCGGACTCGAAATAGATCTCGTCCTGGTCGGCGAGGTTTTCCTCGACGATCATGCGCATGCCATAAACGGCTCCTAGCGGCGGAACTGCGCCGGCTTCGCAATCGGTGAACAGCCGCGACAGTTCCGGTTCGCTCGCCAGGCGCAGCTCACGGTGCATCGCCTTGCTCAGGATGCCCAGCTGCACGTGCTGGGTCGACGGCAGCACCGCCATCAGATAGCCGTGGTCGTCTTCGAGCACGACCGACTTGGCGAGGCTGCCCGCCGGGACGCGCGCGAGGTGCGCCGTATCCAGGCTGTTCCGGGAGTGGGGATGGGCGAGCACGTCGTAGCGCAGGCCGTGCTCCATCATGAATTCGTTGACCTTCGACGGGATTGCCATGGCAGTTCTCCTGGTGTCACGTGCGGGCAATCCTTGCGGGTCGCCCTCAGCGAAAGAAATGGAATCCGGAAATCCTCCCTGCGGCGCCCCTTCGCGTTCGCCGACATTCCATTTTAGGCCGCAGCCCTCGACCTTGCGATCCCGGATCTGCCCGCGCCCCGGCGCAGCGTCTGCGTACGCCGCCTCAGCGTCCGCTCGCCCCGGCGGCGGGCCATGACTTCAGCACCGCGTAGTGCGCGCCATCCTGTGCGCGGTCGGACTCGATGAGCGCAAACGCGTGTACGGGCCATTCGATCGGGGGAGCGATCTCCGAGGCGGGCAGTTCTCCGCGCGCGTTGCGCAGCAGCGTGACGTGCGCAGAGAACTTTCGCGGCTCGACCGGAAAACCTGCATCGGCCAAAACGGCGTTGAGCTGTGACACCAGCGACTCCAGTTCGGGCGGCTGCACGCTCGCACCGGCCCACACGATATGGTTGTGCCGCCAGGCCGCAATGCGATCGAGGGCCAACGCGAACGGGGTGAAGGCGACCTTGTCCGCGCACGCGAGCAAGGCGTCGAGCCGCTCGCGCGGCATGTCGCCGATGAAGGCGAGGGTCAGGTGCAGGGTGTCGCGGCGCATGCGGCGGCCGCCTGTCGTTACATGGGCGCGCTCGCCTTCCTTGTGCAGCCGGCGTGCGATCGCGGGCCCGGGCCACAGGGCGAAGAACACCCGCATCCGCCGGGCCGCGGACGATGGGGGGTCAGGCGGCCGCGTCATCCCGCACGAGCAGTGCCACGACCTGGGCCGCGATGCCCTCGCCGCGACCGGTGAAGCCCAATTTCTCGGTGGTCTTCCCCTTGATATTGACCGCCGATGCCTCGATGTCGAGATCGGCCGCGATGTTGGCGACCATCGCCGGCGCGTGCGGAAGGATCCTGGGGGCGCGGCAGATCACCGTGGCGTCGACATTGACGACGGCGAAGCCCGCGCGCCGCACGGCGGCAAAAGCCTCGCGCAGCAGCACGCGGCTGTCTGCGCCGGCATGCCGCGGGTCGGTGTCGGGAAACAGCCGGCCGATGTCGCCGAGGCCCGCTGCACCGAGCAGCGCATCGGTCAGCGCGTGCAACAGCACGTC is drawn from Azoarcus sp. DN11 and contains these coding sequences:
- a CDS encoding host attachment protein; its protein translation is MAITWILVANASLAKLYAHLGPNKGLTLVKELIHPESRQKNSDLVTDRAGASPSAGNASGSKQPQTAPKTHEAKVFAQEIAQELYKGRASNAFGRAIVIAPPSFMGMLNAVLDSPTAQLITDRFEKDYTKESEPTLRERLSSCLFV
- the ispF gene encoding 2-C-methyl-D-erythritol 2,4-cyclodiphosphate synthase, encoding MKIPFRIGQGFDVHALVPGRPLIVGGVTIPYERGLLGHSDADVLLHALTDALLGAAGLGDIGRLFPDTDPRHAGADSRVLLREAFAAVRRAGFAVVNVDATVICRAPRILPHAPAMVANIAADLDIEASAVNIKGKTTEKLGFTGRGEGIAAQVVALLVRDDAAA
- the thpR gene encoding RNA 2',3'-cyclic phosphodiesterase: MRVFFALWPGPAIARRLHKEGERAHVTTGGRRMRRDTLHLTLAFIGDMPRERLDALLACADKVAFTPFALALDRIAAWRHNHIVWAGASVQPPELESLVSQLNAVLADAGFPVEPRKFSAHVTLLRNARGELPASEIAPPIEWPVHAFALIESDRAQDGAHYAVLKSWPAAGASGR
- a CDS encoding bifunctional (p)ppGpp synthetase/guanosine-3',5'-bis(diphosphate) 3'-pyrophosphohydrolase, producing MVSVTHAISQSESAAPIDLLAEGLSAEERAAIVDAVALAEGVYEGHFLGTGESVWTHAIGMALIVASLRLDVETRVAAILFAVGDYIEEATERIAEKFGDPAARLVDGLCRLNGLRLLTRMTATATAPEIRAQTEVLRKMLLAMVEDIRVVLLRLASRTQTLRYFTEHKVDVRVDIARESLDIYAPLANRLGVWQLKWELEDLSFRFLEPDTYKRIAKMLDERRVEREEFIQASIERLQKEIAAVGIEAEVYGRPKHIYSIYNKMRAKHLDFSQVYDIRALRVLVDDVRDCYTVLGIVNQLWQPIGQEFDDYITNPKGNNYQSLHTAVLAGDGRALEVQIRTHEMHRHAELGVAAHWRYKEGTKGHGSDYDEKIALLRSLLSWRDEVTDSAEWVEKFKRASLDDAIYVLTPQGKVVDLPRGATPIDFAYRLHTDLGHRCRGAKVDGHLVPLNTQLENGQTVEINVVKEGGPSRDWLNPVQSYVATSRARNKIRQYFSQQEEEELLARGRTFVTRELQRERQSRANIDELAGKLGFKNAESMFLAAGRGEVGVRAVQMALREGEAPEAPAAEPEIVIGRRHADDSNDKVLVVGVGKLMTSLGRCCKPAPPDAIEGFVTRGRGVSIHRIDCPDFQRLVQTHPERVIQAEWGEKAFNSRESVFPVDIAVQAADRQGLLRDISEVLSREKLNVVAVNTLTKKGTAFMRFTMEVSGVAQVQRAITLIGEVRDVLDVKRK
- a CDS encoding M90 family metallopeptidase, whose translation is MFGILERFRRWRRQRRTDAVPISGEMWAHAEAHLPFLDYLEPDQRHRLRELARAFIAEKQFYGAQGFALSDEVIVTIALQACLPVLRVGLRAYRGWVGVIVYPGDFVIPRKVMDETGVVHEYDDEVLGEAWEGGPVLVSWHDEADAPEGVNVVVHEFAHKLDMENGEVDGLPLLPPGMPRKAWAEAFSSGYERFCAQVDAGVETALDPYGSESPGEFFAVASEAFFEAPCALEEDFPAIYEQLRAFYGADPAEGERRLYGEPPRGATIEAP
- a CDS encoding YbaK/EbsC family protein — translated: MAIPSKVNEFMMEHGLRYDVLAHPHSRNSLDTAHLARVPAGSLAKSVVLEDDHGYLMAVLPSTQHVQLGILSKAMHRELRLASEPELSRLFTDCEAGAVPPLGAVYGMRMIVEENLADQDEIYFESGDHEKIIQMSRSDFMTMMEMENAQRLHFSGRQWHH